GAGGCGCGGGGGGTTGCTAGCATGACTGGCTGATCGGGGCGCGGACCGCGCACGACGACTCGTAAGGAGCTCACGTGGCAAACGTGTTGGAGAAGGTCCTCCGCATCGGTGAAGGGCGGACCCTCCGTCGGCTGAAGGCGTACGCCTCGGCGATCAACGACCTCGAGGACGACTTCGCGAGCCTCACCGACGAGGAACTCCTCGAGGAGACGACCGAGCTCCGCGAGCGGTACGCGAACGGCGAGACGCTCGACGACCTGCTGCCGGAGGCCTTCGCGGCCGTCCGTGAAGCCTCCAAGCGCACCCTCGGCATGCGGCACTTCGACGTGCAGCTCATGGGTGGTGCCGCCCTGCACCTCGGCAACATCGCCGAGATGAAGACCGGTGAGGGCAAGACCCTCGTCGCCACGACCGCCGCCTACCTCAACGCGATCCCGTCGCGCGGCGTGCACGTCATCACGGTCAACGACTTCCTCGCGTCGTACCAGTCCGAGCTCATGGGCCGCGTGTTCCGCGCCCTCGGCATGACCACCGGCTGCATCGTCGCCGGGCAGTCGCCGGCCGAGCGTCGCGAGCAGTACGCCGCCGACATCACGTACGGCACGAACAACGAGTTCGGCTTCGACTACCTGCGCGACAACATGGCGTGGCAGGCGTCCGACATGGTCCAGCGCGGGCACTTCTTCGCCGTCGTGGACGAGGTCGACTCGATCCTCATCGACGAGGCCCGGACGCCGCTCATCATCTCCGGTCCCTCCTCGGGCGAGGCGAACCGCTGGTTCACCGAGTTCGCCTCCATCGCCACGCGGCTCACCCCGGGCGAGGACTACGAGGTCGACGAGAAGAAGCGCACCGTCGGCGTGCTCGAGCCCGGCATCGAGAAGGTCGAGGACTACCTCGGCATCGACAACCTGTACGAGTCGGCGAACACCCCGCTCATCTCGTTCCTGAACAACTCCATCAAGGCCTCCGCCCTGTTCAAGCGCGACAAGGACTACGTCGTGATGAACGGTGAGGTGCTCATCGTCGACGAGCACACCGGCCGCATCCTGATGGGCCGTCGCTACAACGAGGGCATCCACCAGGCCATCGAGGCGAAGGAGGGAGTCGAGGTCAAGGCCGAGAACCAGACCCTCGCCACGATCACGCTGCAGAACTACTTCCGCCTGTACCAGAAGCTCTCCGGGATGACCGGTACCGCCGAGACAGAGGCGGCGGAGTTCATGTCCACGTACAAGCTCGGCGTGGTCCCGATCCCGACGAACCGCCCGATGCAGCGCATCGACCAGACCGACCTCGTCTACAAGAACGAGCAGGCCAAGTTCGAGCAGGTCGCCAACGACATCGAGGAGCGCCACCAGAAGGGCCAGCCGGTCCTGGTCGGCACCACGAGCGTCGAGAAGTCCGAGTACCTCTCGAAGCTCCTCGCCAAGAAGGGCGTGAAGCACGAGGTCCTCAACGCGAAGAACCACGCCCGTGAAGCCGCGATCGTGGCCCAGGCGGGTCGTGCCGGCGCGGTCACCGTGGCGACGAACATGGCCGGTCGTGGTACCGACATCATGCTCGGCGGCAACGCGGAGTTCCTCGCCGTGCAGGAGATGCACGCCAAGGGCCTCTCGCCGACCGAGACCCCGGACGAGTACGAGGCCGAGTGGGACAAGGTCTTCTCGGCGATGAAGGCCACCGTCGAAGAGGAGAGCGAGAAGGTCCGCGATGCGGGCGGTCTCTACGTCCTCGGCACCGAGCGCCACGAGTCCCGCCGCATCGACAACCAGCTCCGCGGTCGTTCCGGTCGTCAGGGTGACCCGGGCGAGAGCCGCTTCTACCTGTCGCTCACCGACGACCTCATGCGGCTGTTCAACTCGGGCGCCGCCGAGAGCCTCATGGGCCGCGGCAACGTCCCGGACGACCTGGCGATCGAGAACAAGCTCGTCGGCCGCGCGATCCGCTCCGCCCAGGCGCAGGTCGAGGGCCGCAACGCCGAGATCCGCAAGAACGTCCTCAAGTACGACGACGTCCTGAACCGGCAGCGTGAGGCGATCTACAGCGACCGCCGCCACATCCTCGAGGGCGACGACCTGCACGAGCGTGCCCAGTCGTTCCTGAAGAGCGTCGTCGACGACGTCATCGACACCCACACCGGCGAAGGGTCCCCGGACGACTGGGACCTCGACGCCATGTGGACGGAGCTCGGGACGCTGTTCCCGATCTCGATCACCATCGACGAGGTCATCACCGAGGCCGGCTCGAAGGGCAAGGCGTCGCGCGACTTCCTCGCGCGGGAGATCCTGTCGGACGCCCAGCTCGCGTACCAGAAGCGCGAGGAGACCCTCGGCGACGAGGCCATGCGCGAACTCGAGCGCCGCGTCGTCCTGTCGGTCATCGACCGCCGCTGGCGGGACCACCTGTACGAGATGGACTACCTCAAGGACGGCATCGGCCTCCGCGCGATGGCGCAGCGCGATCCGCTGGTCGAGTACCAGCGCGAGGGCTACGCCCTGTTCCAGACGATGATGGGGCAGATCCGCGAGGAGTCCGTCGGGTTCCTGTTCAACCTCGAGGTCCAGGTGCAGTCCGACGGCGACA
The sequence above is drawn from the Curtobacterium sp. L6-1 genome and encodes:
- the secA gene encoding preprotein translocase subunit SecA, with product MANVLEKVLRIGEGRTLRRLKAYASAINDLEDDFASLTDEELLEETTELRERYANGETLDDLLPEAFAAVREASKRTLGMRHFDVQLMGGAALHLGNIAEMKTGEGKTLVATTAAYLNAIPSRGVHVITVNDFLASYQSELMGRVFRALGMTTGCIVAGQSPAERREQYAADITYGTNNEFGFDYLRDNMAWQASDMVQRGHFFAVVDEVDSILIDEARTPLIISGPSSGEANRWFTEFASIATRLTPGEDYEVDEKKRTVGVLEPGIEKVEDYLGIDNLYESANTPLISFLNNSIKASALFKRDKDYVVMNGEVLIVDEHTGRILMGRRYNEGIHQAIEAKEGVEVKAENQTLATITLQNYFRLYQKLSGMTGTAETEAAEFMSTYKLGVVPIPTNRPMQRIDQTDLVYKNEQAKFEQVANDIEERHQKGQPVLVGTTSVEKSEYLSKLLAKKGVKHEVLNAKNHAREAAIVAQAGRAGAVTVATNMAGRGTDIMLGGNAEFLAVQEMHAKGLSPTETPDEYEAEWDKVFSAMKATVEEESEKVRDAGGLYVLGTERHESRRIDNQLRGRSGRQGDPGESRFYLSLTDDLMRLFNSGAAESLMGRGNVPDDLAIENKLVGRAIRSAQAQVEGRNAEIRKNVLKYDDVLNRQREAIYSDRRHILEGDDLHERAQSFLKSVVDDVIDTHTGEGSPDDWDLDAMWTELGTLFPISITIDEVITEAGSKGKASRDFLAREILSDAQLAYQKREETLGDEAMRELERRVVLSVIDRRWRDHLYEMDYLKDGIGLRAMAQRDPLVEYQREGYALFQTMMGQIREESVGFLFNLEVQVQSDGDSAVIEAKGLGEEGENAGLEYSAPSIDGEVEVRDEAGRLEQAATARAQRAQAEQEAATGPEQGSAFGSAATATGQADAANRAERRAAAKKG